Proteins found in one Chaetodon auriga isolate fChaAug3 chromosome 12, fChaAug3.hap1, whole genome shotgun sequence genomic segment:
- the scg2b gene encoding secretogranin-2b, with protein MLHFHHKLPAGGAVVLLAFLLHGCAVQAVSLPRHYRLRGGESEGQPAAYPPSSDMIKALEYIENLKQRNGGRPEPVDYDEVDKFRVLLQLASQQDEGPGDRQPAPGAQRQDITAEQLMKALLKSLQDQAGKEAKLSPASPPRNDRRTHRHRTKDTEVSESAPADYGNFPRPHKKYPLMFEDEENTDASKRATEDLDEQYTPQSLANLRSIFEELGRMPTVGGQKRDVFGDDDDEEEGGLSLRNQAYEDVAGGEEWVPVEEREETEEMVNRSHEEMDRALGEQEEAEREEMQRRASQNQDGADDDTKLVDYYLLKVLEMSDQTQKRDKTGEQRKRLIRPSIVDPRTVKELLELSLKLHVPPQDLIDMLLTEELRKLHRDPHASARYTTGQTPKIRYFSRRLPLKNKPAPEDMDREDFLDIIGVETISNEYPVVQRPLKTSPSSDRIPVASNPAANPGQVKIPPPSGRRENLFLSELNKMPLKRQADGVDDEDDDGDVEDEVTTYLAAKILTEYPNTITKRDTQAQLKGQYPYELYERALKDYLGQADTEKKPVAKRETEVATEEKVYPTEMQGKEEITAKTSAPQTVNVEEEKEHREKTVAGM; from the coding sequence ATGCTGCATTTCCACCACAAGTTGCCCGCGGGGGGAGCCGTGGTCCTGCTCGCCTTCCTCCTCCATGGATGCGCCGTGCAGGCTGTGTCTCTCCCCCGCCACTACAGGCTCCGAGGCGGGGAGAGCGAGGGGCAGCCGGCTGCCTACCCTCCCAGCTCAGACATGATCAAAGCCCTGGAGTACATTGAGAACCTGAAGCAGCGGAACGGGGGCCGACCCGAACCCGTGGATTATGACGAAGTGGACAAGTTCAGGGTCCTGCTTCAGCTCGCCTCGCAGCAGGATGAAGGTCCCGGAGACCGTCAGCCCGCCCCTGGCGCGCAGAGGCAGGACATTACCGCTGAGCAGCTGATGAAAGCCCTGCTCAAGTCTCTTCAGGATCAAGCCGGGAAAGAAGCCAAGCTCAGCCCTGCATCACCTCCCAGGAACGACCGCCGCACGCACAGGCACCGCACCAAAGACACGGAGGTCTCCGAGAGCGCACCGGCAGACTACGGTAATTTCCCCAGACCCCACAAGAAATACCCACTGATgtttgaggatgaggagaatACAGACGCTTCCAAGCGGGCCACAGAAGACCTAGATGAGCAGTACACACCCCAGAGCCTTGCCAATTTACGCTCCATCTTCGAAGAGCTTGGGAGGATGCCCACAGTCGGCGGCCAGAAGAGAGACGTGTTCGGCGACGACGACGACGAGGAAGAGGGCGGATTGAGCCTGAGAAACCAGGCCTACGAAGATGttgctggaggagaggagtgggTCCccgtggaggagagggaggagacggaggagatGGTCAACAGGAGCCACGAAGAAATGGACAGGGCGCTCggagaacaggaggaagcagagagggaggagatgcaACGCCGGGCGAGCCAGAACCAAGACGGTGCCGATGATGACACTAAGCTGGTCGATTACTACCTGTTGAAGGTCCTGGAGATGAGCGACCAGACGCAGAAGAGAGATAAGACcggagagcagagaaagagactgaTCCGCCCCTCCATCGTGGACCCCCGGACAGTGAAGGAGTTGCTGGAGCTCTCCCTGAAGCTCCACGTCCCTCCACAAGACCTCATCGATATGCTGCTCACGGAGGAACTCAGGAAGCTCCACCGCGACCCCCATGCCTCAGCTCGCTACACGACCGGCCAAACCCCCAAAATCAGGTACTTCAGCCGCAGACTGCCGCTCAAGAACAAGCCCGCCCCCGAGGACATGGACCGGGAGGACTTTTTAGACATCATCGGCGTGGAGACGATCAGTAACGAGTACCCTGTGGTGCAGAGACCCCTGAAGACCTCTCCCTCCTCGGACAGAATCCCAGTGGCGTCCAATCCCGCTGCAAATCCAGGCCAGGTTaaaatccctcctccctccgGGCGCAGGGAGAACCTCTTCTTATCCGAGCTCAACAAGATGCCCCTGAAACGCCAGGCCGACGGtgttgatgatgaagatgatgacggGGACGTGGAAGACGAGGTGACGACCTATCTGGCGGCTAAAATCCTCACAGAGTACCCCAACACCATCACCAAGCGGGACACCCAGGCGCAGCTGAAGGGCCAATACCCCTACGAGCTGTACGAGCGGGCCCTGAAGGACTACTTGGGGCAAGCGGACACTGAAAAGAAGCCGGTGGCCAAGAGGGAAACCGAGGTGGCCACGGAGGAGAAAGTCTATCCCACGGAGATGCAGGGGAAGGAGGAGATAACGGCCAAGACCTCGGCTCCACAGACCGTAAatgtggaagaggagaaggagcacCGTGAAAAAACAGTGGCTGGGATGTAG
- the ap1s3b gene encoding AP-1 complex subunit sigma-3b isoform X3 codes for MMRFLLLFSRQGKLRLQKWFTPMAEREKKKVIKDMTTMVLARQPRSCNFLHWKDLKIIYKRYASLYFCLAIESQENELLALEVIHRYVELLDKYFGNVCELDIIFNFEKAYFILDEFLMGGEIQETSKQMVNRSIEASDMLQETMEEYMSKPAF; via the exons ATg atgcgcttcctgctgctcttcagtcGCCAGGGGAAGCTGCGTCTGCAGAAGTGGTTCACGCCTATGGCAGAAcgggagaagaagaaggtcaTCAAGGACATGACCACCATGGTGTTGGCACGGCAACCACGCTCCTGTAACTTCCTGCATTGGAAAGACCTGAAGATTATTTACAAGAG GTATGCAAGCTTGTATTTCTGCTTGGCCATAGAGAGCCAGGAGAATGAGCTGTTAGCCCTGGAGGTTATTCATCGCTATGTGGAGCTGTTGGACAAATACTTTGGCAat GTGTGTGAGCTGGACATAATCTTTAACTTTGAGAAGGCCTATTTTATCCTGGATGAGTTTCTAATGGGAGGCGAGATACAAGAAACCTCCAAACAGATGGTGAATCGCTCCATCGAAGCCTCGGACATGTTGCAGGAG ACCATGGAGGAGTATATGAGCAAACCTGCATTTTAA
- the ap1s3b gene encoding AP-1 complex subunit sigma-3b isoform X1 has product MMRFLLLFSRQGKLRLQKWFTPMAEREKKKVIKDMTTMVLARQPRSCNFLHWKDLKIIYKRYASLYFCLAIESQENELLALEVIHRYVELLDKYFGNVCELDIIFNFEKAYFILDEFLMGGEIQETSKQMVNRSIEASDMLQEDDNSDWYEVELFG; this is encoded by the exons ATg atgcgcttcctgctgctcttcagtcGCCAGGGGAAGCTGCGTCTGCAGAAGTGGTTCACGCCTATGGCAGAAcgggagaagaagaaggtcaTCAAGGACATGACCACCATGGTGTTGGCACGGCAACCACGCTCCTGTAACTTCCTGCATTGGAAAGACCTGAAGATTATTTACAAGAG GTATGCAAGCTTGTATTTCTGCTTGGCCATAGAGAGCCAGGAGAATGAGCTGTTAGCCCTGGAGGTTATTCATCGCTATGTGGAGCTGTTGGACAAATACTTTGGCAat GTGTGTGAGCTGGACATAATCTTTAACTTTGAGAAGGCCTATTTTATCCTGGATGAGTTTCTAATGGGAGGCGAGATACAAGAAACCTCCAAACAGATGGTGAATCGCTCCATCGAAGCCTCGGACATGTTGCAGGAG GATGACAACAGTGATTGGTATGAGGTGGAGCTGTTTGGATGA
- the ap1s3b gene encoding AP-1 complex subunit sigma-3b isoform X2, whose amino-acid sequence MRFLLLFSRQGKLRLQKWFTPMAEREKKKVIKDMTTMVLARQPRSCNFLHWKDLKIIYKRYASLYFCLAIESQENELLALEVIHRYVELLDKYFGNVCELDIIFNFEKAYFILDEFLMGGEIQETSKQMVNRSIEASDMLQEDDNSDWYEVELFG is encoded by the exons atgcgcttcctgctgctcttcagtcGCCAGGGGAAGCTGCGTCTGCAGAAGTGGTTCACGCCTATGGCAGAAcgggagaagaagaaggtcaTCAAGGACATGACCACCATGGTGTTGGCACGGCAACCACGCTCCTGTAACTTCCTGCATTGGAAAGACCTGAAGATTATTTACAAGAG GTATGCAAGCTTGTATTTCTGCTTGGCCATAGAGAGCCAGGAGAATGAGCTGTTAGCCCTGGAGGTTATTCATCGCTATGTGGAGCTGTTGGACAAATACTTTGGCAat GTGTGTGAGCTGGACATAATCTTTAACTTTGAGAAGGCCTATTTTATCCTGGATGAGTTTCTAATGGGAGGCGAGATACAAGAAACCTCCAAACAGATGGTGAATCGCTCCATCGAAGCCTCGGACATGTTGCAGGAG GATGACAACAGTGATTGGTATGAGGTGGAGCTGTTTGGATGA